In a genomic window of Onychostoma macrolepis isolate SWU-2019 chromosome 08, ASM1243209v1, whole genome shotgun sequence:
- the egr3 gene encoding early growth response protein 3: MTGKLADKIPITMSSLINTIPDSLYPEEDIPTSMNIFTNPESISHYSQMNTDNIMDLGMGGEKGSGEVQYGSGFQSGRSGQTVTYLGKFAFDTPPSGSIGGSGWCPDNNIISLVSAGILGVSPSPGNITTQTSSSSGSMGGQSSDMEQVYAPPLPAYSTCGEIYPEQVTFHHSPATSSSLPYPSTDYHTTSKPGMDGSLFSMIPDYNLFHHQGDVGVMEHKPFQTMDPIRVNPPPITPLETIRAFKDKQQIHPGFLGGQQHISQHHQPSQTLALKPIRPRKYPNRPSKTPVHERPHACPAENCDRRFSRSDELTRHLRIHTGHKPFQCRICMRSFSRSDHLTTHIRTHTGEKPFSCEFCGRKFARSDERKRHAKVHLKQKDKKPTDKGSTAGAGGSHTSPPSSCGSAGPSSANIMTVTTCA, encoded by the exons ATGACAGGTAAACTAGCGGACAAGATCCCTATTACCATGAGCAGTTTAATCAACACCATCCCTGACAGTCTCTATCCAGAAGAAGACATTCCCACTTCTATGAACATTTTCACAAACCCGGAATCTATTTCGCACTACTCGCAGATGAATACAG ATAATATCATGGACTTGGGGATGGGCGGCGAGAAGGGCAGCGGAGAAGTTCAATACGGCTCCGGTTTCCAGTCTGGTCGAAGTGGGCAAACCGTCACCTACTTGGGCAAGTTCGCATTCGACACCCCTCCATCCGGCAGCATCGGAGGCTCCGGATGGTGTCCCGACAACAACATCATCAGTCTGGTGAGTGCGGGAATCCTGGGGGTGTCACCGTCACCAGGCAACATCACCACTCAGACGTCTTCGTCAAGCGGCAGCATGGGTGGCCAGTCGTCAGACATGGAGCAAGTATACGCACCACCCCTTCCTGCCTACTCGACCTGTGGCGAGATATACCCAGAACAGGTGACGTTCCACCACAGCCCGGCCACGTCCTCGTCTCTGCCTTACCCGAGCACCGACTACCACACCACCTCCAAACCGGGCATGGACGGAAGTCTCTTTTCCATGATCCCAGACTACAACCTCTTCCATCACCAGGGGGACGTAGGGGTGATGGAGCATAAACCCTTCCAAACCATGGACCCTATCAGAGTGAACCCACCTCCCATAACTCCCCTCGAGACCATTCGAGCCTTTAAGGATAAGCAACAGATCCATCCCGGCTTTCTCGGTGGGCAACAGCACATTTCCCAACACCATCAACCCTCTCAGACACTCGCCCTCAAACCCATTCGACCAAGAAAGTACCCTAACCGGCCGAGCAAAACTCCAGTGCACGAGCGACCGCACGCCTGTCCGGCGGAGAACTGCGACCGTCGCTTTTCGCGATCAGACGAATTGACGCGTCACCTGCGGATCCACACGGGACACAAACCCTTCCAGTGCCGCATCTGCATGCGATCCTTCAGTCGCAGCGACCATCTAACCACGCACATCCGCACGCACACCGGCGAGAAGCCCTTCTCTTGCGAGTTCTGCGGACGCAAGTTTGCGCGGAGCGATGAGCGAAAGAGGCACGCCAAGGTGCACCTGAAACAGAAAGACAAGAAACCCACGGACAAGGGCAGTACCGCTGGGGCAGGGGGGAGCCACACCTCTCCTCCCAGCTCCTGTGGGAGCGCGGGACCCAGCAGTGCCAATATCATGACCGTCACCACTTGTGCATGA